From Vulpes vulpes isolate BD-2025 chromosome 7, VulVul3, whole genome shotgun sequence, one genomic window encodes:
- the CLDN12 gene encoding claudin-12, translating into MGCRDVHAATVLSFLCGIASVAGLFAGTLLPNWRKLRLITFNRNEKNLTVYTGLWVKCARYDGSSDCLMYDTTWYSSVDQLDLRVLQFALPLSILIAMGALLLCLIGMCNTAFRSSVPNIKLAKCLVNSAGCHLVAGLLFFLAGTVSLSPSIWVIFYNVHLNKKFEPVFTFDYAVYVTMASAGGLYMTSLLLFIWYCACKSLPSPFWQPLYSHPPSMHTYSQPYSARSRLSAIEIDIPVVSHTT; encoded by the coding sequence ATGGGCTGTCGGGATGTCCATGCAGCCACAGTCCTCTCCTTCCTGTGTGGAATCGCCTCGGTAGCAGGCCTCTTTGCAGGAACTCTGCTTCCCAACTGGAGGAAATTACGACTGATCACATTCAACAGAAACGAGAAGAATCTGACTGTTTACACTGGCCTGTGGGTGAAGTGTGCCCGATATGATGGGAGCAGTGACTGCCTGATGTATGATACTACTTGGTACTCATCAGTTGACCAACTGGACTTGCGGGTCCTCCAGTTTGCCCTGCCTCTCAGCATCCTGATTGCAATGGGtgccctgctgctctgcctcATTGGAATGTGCAACACGGCCTTCAGGTCCTCAGTGCCCAACATCAAACTGGCCAAGTGTCTGGTCAATAGTGCAGGCTGCCATCTGGTGGCCGGGCTGCTGTTTTTCCTGGCAGGTACTGTGAGCCTCTCCCCATCCATCTGGGTCATCTTTTATAACGTTCATCTGAACAAGAAGTTTGAGCCAGTCTTTACATTTGACTACGCAGTGTATGTCACTATGGCTAGTGCTGGGGGCCTGTATATGACTTCCCTTCTACTGTTTATTTGGTACTGTGCATGCAAATCTTTGCCTTCTCCTTTCTGGCAGCCACTGTACTCCCATCCGCCCAGTATGCATACTTACTCACAGCCCT